In Elephas maximus indicus isolate mEleMax1 chromosome 4, mEleMax1 primary haplotype, whole genome shotgun sequence, a genomic segment contains:
- the LOC126074742 gene encoding olfactory receptor 6C1-like has translation MKNYTEVKEFILLGLSDDPEVQVVIFVFLFITYMLSITGNLTIITLTLLDSHLQTPMYFFLRTFSLLEVSFTTVSIPRFLGTIITGDKTISFNDCMAQLFFFILLGVTEFYLLAAMSYDRYVAICKPLHYTTIMNGRVCTLLVFSSWLASFLIIFPSLMLFIQLDYCKSNVIDHFTCDYFPLLYLSCSDTKFLELTGFSCAVFTLMFTLALIILSYIYIIRTILRIPSTSQRTKAFSTCSSHMIVISISYGSCIFMYINPSAKDRVSLSKGVAVLNTSVAPMLNPFIYSLRNQQVKVAFMDMARKTAFFSSK, from the coding sequence atgaaaaactacaCAGAAGTAAAAGAGTTTATTCTCTTGGGATTGTCAGATGATCCAGAGGTTCAggttgtgatttttgtctttctgtTCATCACCTACATGCTCAGCATCACTGGGAACCTGACCATTATCACCCTCACCCTGCTGGATTCCCACCTCCAGacccccatgtatttcttcctaaGGACTTTCTCCTTATTAGAAGTTTCATTCACAACTGTCAGCATACCTAGATTCCTGGGCACCATTATTACAGGAGATAAAACCATTTCCTTTAATGATTGTATGGCtcagttgtttttcttcattctcttgggAGTAACTGAATTTTACCTTTTGGCTGCCATGtcctatgatcgctatgtggccatctgtaaaccCCTGCATTACACGACCATCATGAATGGCAGAGTCTGCACACTGCTTGTCTTCTCTTCTTGGCTGGCTTCATTCTTAATCATATTTCCATCACTCATGCTATTCATACAGCTTGATTACTGCAAGTCCAATGTTATTGACCATTTTACCTGTGATTATTTTCCCTTATTATACCTTTCTTGTTCAGACACAAAATTCCTAGAGTTAACTGGGTTTTCCTGTGCTGTGTTTACTCTAATGTTCACTTTGGCGTTAATAATTCTGTCTTACATATATATCATCCGAACAATTTTGAGAATTCCTTCTACTAGCCAGAGGACAAAGGCCTTTTCCACATGTTCATCTCACATGATTGTAATATCCATCTCTTATGGCAGCTGCATTTTCATGTATATTAATCCATCAGCAAAAGACAGGGTTTCTTTGAGCAAGGGAGTAGCTGTGCTAAACACCTCAGTAGCTCCCATGCTGAACCCATTTATTTACAGCCTGAGGAATCAGCAAGTAAAAGTAGCTTTCATGGACATGGCAAGGAAGACTGCATTTTTCTCAAGCAAGTGA